The Actinomadura sp. WMMB 499 genome includes a window with the following:
- a CDS encoding alpha/beta fold hydrolase has translation MPHDVIIDDRPVHLAVRDHGGRGTPVLLLHGLGGTLLHWDAVAPLLTGAHRVVAMDLRGHGLSGDGPWDWEAVLDDVQAVIDHFGLGAPLVVGHSLGGMIAVRWALRHPDGPGIVNLDGLRSAETAPRNYEGIGQEELTALLAELKAVFDAQAEAMARPLPADAAATLPERALRTTDAGVRLRPDAALAERIRYDAWFQDSVAAVAGIRCPALFVLATENLPGLPGRVGELMPAQRAGIRRDLLPLTADRPHLRVLELASSHNMVAERPEEVARAVLGIAGRTEANGVLNS, from the coding sequence ATGCCCCACGACGTGATCATCGATGACCGTCCGGTCCACCTCGCCGTCCGCGACCACGGGGGCCGCGGCACACCCGTGCTACTGCTCCACGGGCTGGGCGGCACCCTCCTGCACTGGGACGCGGTCGCGCCGCTGCTGACGGGCGCGCACCGGGTCGTCGCGATGGATCTGCGCGGCCACGGCCTGTCCGGCGACGGGCCGTGGGACTGGGAGGCGGTCCTGGACGACGTGCAAGCGGTCATCGATCACTTCGGCCTGGGCGCTCCCCTGGTGGTGGGCCACTCCCTCGGCGGCATGATCGCGGTGCGGTGGGCGCTGCGGCACCCGGACGGCCCCGGCATCGTCAACCTCGACGGCCTGCGCTCGGCCGAGACGGCACCGCGGAACTACGAAGGCATCGGGCAGGAGGAGCTGACCGCGCTCCTCGCGGAACTGAAGGCCGTCTTCGACGCCCAGGCCGAAGCGATGGCCCGGCCGCTGCCCGCCGACGCCGCCGCGACGCTCCCCGAGCGGGCGCTGCGCACGACGGACGCGGGCGTCCGCCTCCGGCCGGACGCGGCGCTGGCCGAGCGGATCAGGTACGACGCCTGGTTCCAGGACAGCGTCGCGGCGGTGGCCGGCATCCGCTGCCCGGCCCTGTTCGTCCTGGCCACCGAGAACCTGCCGGGCCTGCCGGGCCGTGTCGGCGAGCTCATGCCGGCGCAGCGCGCGGGGATCCGCCGCGACCTGCTGCCCCTCACCGCCGACCGGCCGCACCTGCGCGTGCTGGAACTCGCGAGCAGTCACAACATGGTCGCCGAACGGCCGGAGGAGGTCGCCCGTGCCGTGCTGGGCATCGCCGGCAGAACAGAGGCGAATGGCGTTCTCAATTCTTGA
- a CDS encoding DUF4286 family protein, translated as MSAKSILHVMSRPASPEVADEYNRWYEDVHMPEVVALEGFVSARRYAPTQDGGPYIAVYEIEGDAGEAMKRLNQAMSDGSMNLSDKVQLDPPPQMGVFALTKEVGE; from the coding sequence ATGTCCGCGAAGTCGATCCTGCACGTCATGTCCCGGCCGGCGAGCCCGGAGGTGGCCGACGAGTACAACCGCTGGTACGAGGACGTCCACATGCCGGAGGTCGTGGCACTGGAGGGCTTCGTCTCCGCCCGCCGGTACGCCCCCACCCAGGACGGCGGCCCCTACATCGCGGTGTACGAGATCGAGGGCGACGCCGGCGAGGCCATGAAGCGGCTGAACCAGGCCATGAGCGACGGCTCCATGAACCTCTCGGACAAGGTCCAGCTCGACCCGCCGCCGCAGATGGGCGTCTTCGCGCTCACCAAGGAGGTCGGGGAGTAA
- a CDS encoding DUF4286 family protein, which yields MPKRTILHVESGPAGPDVADEYNRWYDEVHIPEMLAIEGVVAARRYAPLDGDTYVAHYEIEGDPKDVMKRLQDAARDGTMHLSDTARKDPPARMLLMELVAERDAASG from the coding sequence ATGCCGAAAAGGACGATCCTGCACGTCGAGTCCGGGCCCGCGGGCCCGGACGTCGCGGACGAGTACAACCGCTGGTACGACGAAGTACACATCCCCGAGATGCTGGCGATCGAGGGCGTCGTCGCCGCCCGCCGCTACGCGCCCCTCGACGGCGACACCTACGTCGCCCACTACGAGATCGAGGGCGACCCGAAGGACGTGATGAAGCGGCTCCAGGACGCCGCGCGCGACGGCACCATGCACCTGTCGGACACCGCCCGGAAGGACCCTCCGGCGCGGATGCTCCTCATGGAACTCGTCGCCGAACGGGACGCCGCGTCCGGCTGA
- a CDS encoding DUF4132 domain-containing protein: MSDLPPAVPSVLVDPPWAGESRSRPAPVVVPGLTPPAPGPLTWEDGERERWIEKASFMIFVKYPDDDPFWDAARERFLSGETDYRHQAKELVIGPERAFGDLLPLFLERAEESSWQGVNLYGLDHYELMPLVAHFGPRVRDLAVRAAKRRPADLGEVLLPYLDAEVAGLAADWLVRLKTAGRIGRLWLLRHGLDAVPHLVPDAVGKRRASRDAAAAGLRLIAEESGRDAVVAAARVHGDLAADAVAGALDAGIPAVPVKEPKLPPWLDPAALPRVATPAGDLDGTATRNLVKLAMLPDDPMPGAEAVRAACAGLPEFAWAIFEAWRAAGEPNGHAWVLARLGEFGDDGTVRRAAPLVREWIAARKHVKAGQVVEDVLARIGTDAALRELALMTRRSFPGGARGDASLALARAAGRRGLTDEQLADRLVPDLGLDADGTLTLDYGPRRFVVGFDEQLRPYVADGDGKRRKTLPKPGVKDDPELAPAAHRRFAALKKDVRAVAADRIVRLETAMVTGGRWTAGEFREFVVTHPLVRQLARRLVWTAGTDAFRIAEDGSFATVDDETYTLPEGAPIGVAHPLRLDVSAWSRVFADYEVLQPFPQLARRVAVLREDERDARRLARLEGGTTSFGAVLRLARQHWERAPVLDGGGEPGVFRRVGEKLHIAVELDPGIAAGAPDSSPEQRIRRVQVVTDLDAWWWGGRDAEDPDAPRLGDLDPVIVSEVLVDLATLT, encoded by the coding sequence ATGAGCGATCTTCCCCCCGCCGTTCCGAGCGTGCTCGTCGATCCGCCGTGGGCGGGCGAGTCCCGGAGCAGGCCCGCCCCGGTCGTCGTGCCGGGGCTGACCCCGCCCGCGCCCGGCCCGCTCACCTGGGAGGACGGTGAACGAGAACGGTGGATCGAGAAGGCCTCGTTCATGATCTTCGTCAAGTACCCGGACGACGATCCGTTCTGGGACGCGGCACGGGAACGGTTCCTGTCGGGCGAGACGGACTACAGGCATCAGGCGAAGGAGCTCGTGATCGGCCCCGAGCGGGCGTTCGGCGATCTCCTCCCGCTGTTCCTGGAACGTGCCGAGGAGTCGTCGTGGCAGGGCGTCAACCTGTACGGGCTCGATCATTACGAACTGATGCCGCTGGTCGCCCACTTCGGCCCGCGCGTCCGCGACCTGGCGGTGCGGGCCGCGAAACGGCGGCCCGCGGACCTCGGCGAGGTGCTCCTGCCCTACCTGGACGCCGAGGTCGCGGGGCTCGCGGCGGACTGGCTCGTCCGGCTCAAGACGGCCGGGAGGATCGGCCGGCTGTGGCTGCTGCGGCACGGCCTCGACGCCGTCCCGCACCTCGTGCCCGACGCGGTCGGCAAGCGGCGGGCGTCACGGGACGCGGCCGCGGCCGGGCTGCGGCTGATCGCGGAGGAGTCCGGACGGGACGCCGTCGTGGCGGCGGCCCGTGTGCACGGCGACCTGGCGGCCGACGCGGTGGCGGGGGCGCTGGACGCCGGGATTCCCGCCGTGCCGGTGAAGGAGCCGAAGCTCCCGCCCTGGCTGGACCCGGCGGCGCTGCCCCGCGTGGCCACCCCGGCGGGCGACCTGGACGGCACCGCGACGCGCAACCTCGTCAAGCTGGCGATGCTGCCGGACGACCCGATGCCGGGGGCCGAGGCGGTCCGGGCGGCGTGCGCGGGCCTCCCGGAGTTCGCGTGGGCGATCTTCGAGGCGTGGCGCGCGGCGGGTGAGCCGAACGGGCACGCCTGGGTGCTGGCGCGGCTGGGCGAGTTCGGCGACGACGGGACGGTGCGGCGGGCGGCGCCGCTCGTCCGGGAGTGGATCGCGGCGCGCAAGCACGTCAAGGCCGGTCAGGTCGTCGAGGACGTCCTGGCGCGGATCGGCACCGATGCGGCCCTGCGGGAACTCGCCCTCATGACTCGCCGGTCGTTCCCCGGCGGGGCGCGCGGGGACGCGTCGCTCGCGCTGGCGCGCGCGGCGGGGCGGCGCGGGCTCACCGACGAGCAGCTCGCCGACCGGCTCGTCCCGGACCTCGGCCTGGACGCGGACGGGACGCTGACGCTCGACTACGGCCCGCGGCGGTTCGTGGTCGGCTTCGACGAGCAGCTCAGGCCGTACGTGGCGGACGGGGACGGGAAGCGGCGCAAGACGCTGCCCAAGCCCGGCGTGAAGGACGACCCCGAGCTGGCGCCCGCCGCCCACCGGCGCTTCGCGGCCCTGAAGAAGGACGTGCGGGCGGTCGCCGCCGACCGGATCGTCCGGCTGGAGACCGCGATGGTGACCGGCGGCCGCTGGACGGCTGGGGAGTTCCGCGAGTTCGTGGTGACGCACCCGCTGGTGCGGCAGCTCGCGCGGCGGCTGGTCTGGACGGCCGGGACCGACGCGTTCCGCATCGCCGAGGACGGCTCGTTCGCGACCGTCGACGACGAGACGTACACGCTCCCCGAGGGCGCGCCGATCGGCGTCGCGCATCCGCTGCGCCTCGACGTCTCCGCGTGGTCGCGGGTGTTCGCCGACTACGAGGTCCTGCAGCCGTTCCCGCAGCTCGCACGGCGGGTGGCGGTGCTGCGGGAGGACGAGCGGGACGCGCGGCGGCTGGCCCGCCTGGAGGGCGGCACGACCTCGTTCGGCGCGGTGCTGCGGCTGGCGCGGCAGCACTGGGAGCGGGCCCCGGTGCTGGACGGCGGCGGCGAGCCCGGCGTGTTCCGGCGGGTCGGGGAGAAGCTCCATATCGCCGTGGAACTCGATCCGGGCATCGCGGCGGGCGCGCCGGACAGCTCCCCCGAGCAGCGGATCCGGCGCGTGCAGGTCGTCACCGACCTCGACGCCTGGTGGTGGGGCGGGCGCGACGCGGAGGATCCGGACGCGCCCCGCCTCGGCGACCTCGACCCGGTGATCGTCTCGGAGGTGCTGGTCGATCTCGCGACACTGACGTGA
- a CDS encoding AAA family ATPase → MPARAEGPVGLRLGFAGDDFGYAIDFGLPNIGHSMFARDPEIKAEATWAGPVLRAAALQTIREIGDDAALDAAVDRAFPGSRIAITEHGGRFELALRQPGLLRPLSGAELSDGTLRYLLWTAALLTPRPPALLVLNEPETSLHPELLRPLAELIVTAAEHTQVVAVTHSRPLASGWRRAWPTRRTRSRRSNWSSGTARRPSRGRASSTSRPGTGRNADRPDQRMALVRAVSASSRTM, encoded by the coding sequence GTGCCCGCGCGTGCCGAAGGTCCCGTCGGCCTCCGGCTCGGCTTCGCCGGGGACGACTTCGGCTACGCGATCGACTTCGGGCTGCCGAACATCGGCCACTCCATGTTCGCCCGCGATCCCGAGATCAAGGCGGAGGCCACCTGGGCGGGCCCGGTACTGCGCGCGGCGGCGCTGCAGACCATCCGCGAGATCGGCGACGACGCGGCGCTGGACGCGGCCGTCGACCGCGCCTTCCCCGGCAGCCGCATCGCGATCACCGAGCACGGCGGGCGGTTCGAGCTGGCGCTGCGCCAGCCGGGACTGCTGCGTCCGCTGAGCGGCGCGGAACTGTCGGACGGCACGCTCCGCTACCTGCTGTGGACCGCGGCGCTGCTCACCCCGCGCCCCCCGGCGCTGCTGGTGCTCAACGAGCCCGAGACCAGCCTGCATCCCGAGTTGCTGCGCCCGCTGGCCGAGCTGATCGTCACCGCCGCCGAGCACACGCAGGTCGTCGCGGTGACCCACTCGCGGCCGCTGGCGTCCGGCTGGAGAAGGGCCTGGCCGACGCGCCGGACGCGCTCGCGACGATCGAACTGGTCAAGCGGGACGGCGCGACGACCGTCGAGGGGCAGGGCTTCCTCGACGAGCCGCCCTGGCACTGGCCGAAACGCTGACCGCCCCGATCAGCGCATGGCGCTCGTGCGAGCGGTGTCCGCTTCGTCGCGCACCATGTAG
- a CDS encoding ABC transporter permease: MTALTPPLGRRLRWTFADGLTLVGRELGRVRQEPGELAGLLIFPAVMVVLFGYVFGSAIPVPGGGDYREYLMPGLFSMVTFTATSSVLVRVAADASRGVMDRFRSMPMARSAVPFGQTGADLMAGLLTLGIMVGAGLLVGWWPHRGLAPAAGAFLLLIVMRYALSWVGVYVGLLVRNEQAADQMVPLFLPITMLSNSFVPTGGMPAWLRFVADWNPVSALTAASRELFGNPGAPTGDVAWPLAHPVAAVLLWSAALLAVFVPLSVRTYQRRGR; this comes from the coding sequence ATGACCGCCCTCACGCCACCGCTCGGCCGCCGCCTGCGCTGGACGTTCGCCGACGGGCTGACCCTGGTCGGCCGCGAGCTGGGACGGGTGCGCCAGGAGCCCGGCGAGCTCGCCGGGCTGCTGATCTTCCCGGCCGTCATGGTGGTGCTGTTCGGCTACGTGTTCGGCAGCGCGATCCCGGTGCCGGGCGGCGGGGACTACCGCGAATACCTCATGCCCGGCCTGTTCTCGATGGTGACCTTCACCGCGACCTCGTCGGTCCTGGTCCGGGTGGCCGCCGACGCCTCCCGCGGCGTGATGGACCGGTTCCGGTCCATGCCGATGGCGCGGTCGGCGGTGCCGTTCGGGCAGACCGGCGCCGACCTGATGGCCGGTCTGCTGACGCTCGGCATCATGGTGGGGGCGGGCCTGCTGGTGGGCTGGTGGCCGCACCGCGGCCTCGCCCCCGCGGCCGGGGCGTTCCTGCTGCTGATCGTCATGCGGTACGCGCTGAGCTGGGTCGGCGTCTACGTCGGCCTGCTGGTGCGCAACGAGCAGGCCGCCGACCAGATGGTGCCGCTGTTCCTGCCGATCACCATGCTGTCGAACTCGTTCGTCCCGACCGGCGGCATGCCGGCGTGGCTGCGGTTCGTGGCCGACTGGAACCCGGTGAGCGCGCTCACCGCCGCCTCCCGCGAGCTGTTCGGCAATCCGGGGGCGCCCACCGGGGACGTGGCCTGGCCGCTCGCCCATCCCGTGGCCGCCGTCCTGCTCTGGTCGGCCGCGCTGCTGGCGGTGTTCGTCCCGCTGTCGGTCCGCACCTACCAGCGCCGGGGACGCTGA
- a CDS encoding ATP-binding cassette domain-containing protein: MTDPIVVAEGVHKSFGDTHALRGLDLSVPRGTVCGVLGPNGAGKTTAVRILATLADPDAGHARIAGYDVVRQGDEVRARIGLAGQHAAVDEKLTGRGNLRMFGRLYHLSRRDARRRADELLERFGLLDAADRQVAGYSGGMRRRLDLLTSLILRPEVLFLDEPTTGLDPRSRTAIWDTVRELVTDGTTVLLTTQYLEEADRLADDIAVVDHGRVIATGTPDELKATIGDRLDVVLEDAAALRPAAAVLHALAGTDPAMTGPDRLSVALPGGGVRLADVVRELDRAGVAAADVSLRRPTLDEVFLRLTDRKEPVR, encoded by the coding sequence ATGACGGATCCGATCGTGGTCGCCGAGGGGGTGCACAAGTCCTTCGGCGACACCCATGCGCTGCGGGGACTCGACCTGAGCGTGCCGCGAGGGACGGTCTGCGGCGTGCTGGGGCCGAACGGCGCGGGGAAGACGACCGCCGTGCGCATCCTGGCGACCCTGGCCGACCCCGACGCCGGGCACGCCCGCATCGCCGGATACGACGTCGTCCGGCAGGGCGACGAGGTGCGGGCCAGGATCGGCCTCGCGGGCCAGCACGCCGCCGTGGACGAGAAGCTCACCGGGCGCGGCAACCTGCGCATGTTCGGGCGGCTCTACCACCTGTCCCGGCGCGACGCGCGGCGGCGGGCCGACGAGCTGCTGGAGCGCTTCGGGCTGCTGGACGCGGCCGACCGGCAGGTCGCCGGCTACTCCGGCGGCATGCGGCGCCGCCTCGACCTGCTCACCAGCCTCATCCTGCGCCCCGAGGTGCTCTTCCTGGACGAGCCCACCACCGGCCTGGACCCGCGCAGCCGCACCGCGATCTGGGACACCGTCCGGGAGCTCGTGACGGACGGCACCACGGTGCTGCTCACCACGCAGTACCTGGAGGAGGCCGACCGGCTGGCCGACGACATCGCCGTCGTCGACCACGGCCGGGTGATCGCCACGGGCACGCCCGACGAGCTGAAGGCCACGATCGGGGACCGCCTCGACGTCGTCCTCGAGGACGCCGCCGCGCTGCGCCCGGCGGCGGCCGTCCTGCACGCCCTGGCCGGGACCGATCCCGCGATGACGGGCCCCGACCGGCTCAGCGTCGCGCTGCCCGGCGGCGGCGTCCGGCTCGCCGACGTCGTGCGCGAACTCGACCGCGCCGGGGTCGCCGCGGCGGACGTGAGCCTGCGCCGACCCACCCTCGACGAGGTGTTCCTCCGCCTCACCGACCGGAAGGAGCCCGTCCGATGA
- a CDS encoding TetR/AcrR family transcriptional regulator has translation MADTEYVSIWMRPERPARGPKPTYSRAQITEAAIRIADAEGLEAATMRRIAAEIGAGAMSLYRYVPSRDDLVELVADRLQGEIDVEGMPSGDWRVDLTRYAEQTRAMWLRHPWIGTVQRSLPGFGPNQLRVIEAVMGALDPHVSIDENLTLMAILSGYVESAARNEVSAAEEARRSGLSEAEWMARSSPRVRQLLESGEYPIFSKIVLDARQPHLNHHEQFRNGLERVLDSIAAALGPAG, from the coding sequence GTGGCCGACACCGAGTACGTGAGCATCTGGATGCGCCCCGAGCGCCCGGCCCGGGGGCCGAAGCCGACCTACAGCCGCGCGCAGATCACCGAGGCGGCGATCAGGATCGCCGACGCCGAGGGGCTGGAGGCCGCCACCATGCGGCGGATCGCCGCCGAGATCGGCGCGGGCGCGATGTCGCTCTACCGGTACGTCCCGAGCCGCGACGACCTCGTCGAACTCGTCGCCGACCGGTTGCAGGGCGAGATCGACGTCGAGGGCATGCCGTCCGGCGACTGGCGCGTGGACCTGACGCGCTACGCCGAGCAGACGCGGGCGATGTGGCTGCGGCACCCGTGGATCGGCACCGTGCAGCGCTCCCTCCCCGGCTTCGGCCCCAACCAGCTGCGGGTGATCGAAGCGGTGATGGGGGCCCTCGACCCGCACGTCTCCATCGACGAGAACCTCACCCTCATGGCCATCCTGAGCGGCTACGTCGAAAGCGCCGCCCGCAACGAGGTCAGCGCGGCCGAGGAGGCCCGCCGCAGCGGGCTCAGCGAGGCGGAGTGGATGGCGCGCAGTTCCCCGCGCGTCCGCCAGCTGCTGGAGAGCGGCGAGTACCCCATCTTCAGCAAGATCGTCCTGGACGCGCGCCAACCGCACCTGAACCACCACGAGCAGTTCCGGAACGGCCTGGAACGCGTCCTCGACTCCATCGCCGCGGCCCTCGGCCCGGCCGGCTGA
- a CDS encoding TIGR03619 family F420-dependent LLM class oxidoreductase has translation MKFGVNILNFGPHATPEALAGWARFAEEAGFDFAMISDHVAVTPDVAEQYPAPFYDPFTVLAWLAGTTERIALGTTVAVLPYRHPLQLARVTANLDRLSGGRLIFGVGVGWSKREYAALNVPFEQRGPMTDRALDVVLRSWTQDSVSYGDETIDPRPHPVQKPHPPVWVGGRSPGALRRAARFGDAWHPINVTPAALRTEGLPALRRAAEEAGRPVPALAPRIRLDDVDEALRQAEGFAELGATHLLLDTYPGTPDLARPPEEDQRMLAAFRETF, from the coding sequence ATGAAGTTCGGTGTCAACATCCTCAACTTCGGTCCGCACGCGACCCCGGAGGCGCTGGCCGGCTGGGCCCGGTTCGCCGAGGAGGCCGGGTTCGACTTCGCGATGATCTCCGACCACGTCGCGGTCACGCCCGATGTCGCCGAGCAGTACCCGGCACCGTTCTACGATCCGTTCACCGTCCTCGCGTGGCTGGCCGGGACGACCGAGCGGATCGCGCTCGGCACGACCGTCGCCGTCCTGCCGTACCGGCACCCGCTGCAGCTCGCGCGCGTCACCGCGAACCTGGACCGGCTCAGCGGCGGACGGCTGATCTTCGGGGTGGGCGTCGGCTGGTCGAAGCGGGAGTACGCCGCGCTGAACGTGCCCTTCGAGCAGCGCGGACCCATGACCGACCGGGCGCTCGACGTCGTCCTGCGATCCTGGACGCAGGACTCGGTCTCCTACGGCGACGAGACGATCGATCCGCGTCCGCACCCCGTCCAGAAACCGCACCCGCCCGTCTGGGTCGGCGGCCGGTCGCCCGGGGCACTGCGCCGCGCCGCGCGGTTCGGCGACGCCTGGCACCCGATCAACGTCACCCCCGCCGCGCTCCGCACGGAGGGGCTGCCCGCCCTGCGCCGCGCCGCCGAGGAGGCCGGACGTCCCGTCCCGGCACTGGCTCCCCGCATCCGGCTGGACGACGTGGACGAGGCCCTGCGGCAGGCCGAGGGGTTCGCTGAGCTGGGCGCGACCCACCTGCTGCTCGACACCTATCCCGGCACGCCCGACCTCGCTCGTCCGCCCGAAGAGGACCAGCGCATGCTCGCCGCGTTCCGCGAAACCTTCTGA
- a CDS encoding DUF2867 domain-containing protein, with translation MRLPRTAHTGRPWRIHEFTADFRIEDVWSYRTPGAGPDDFPAMLAAMRAHGGFADQGPAVRTLFAVRWKLGALLGWDGPEGGLGKRVRSLRERLPRDLRETVDGSDTGGSPFAPVYELDDESVRELANKTVHTLMHLGWAPTGDGGHELRMAVLVKPNGRFGRLYMAFIAPFRHLIVYPALTRRWERAWRDRTAVAPATVAGAVGPREVPESVRALSGLPAIDYVDHFTLDTDADATPEQWARAMFGDVPSAAERLIWRGLLGLRLGRGASPDAVAGWRIAGRGEDWILLEAASWFLTGNLLVRAADGRVSLGTFLHYDRSLGRAVWPPLSAVHRRLAPGLLRDAAAKIRTRVGYGR, from the coding sequence ATGCGGCTTCCTCGAACGGCGCACACCGGGCGTCCGTGGCGGATCCACGAGTTCACCGCCGACTTCCGGATCGAGGACGTGTGGTCCTACCGCACTCCCGGTGCGGGGCCGGACGACTTCCCCGCGATGCTGGCCGCGATGCGTGCGCACGGCGGGTTCGCCGACCAGGGGCCGGCCGTCCGGACCCTGTTCGCGGTGCGCTGGAAGCTCGGCGCCCTGCTCGGCTGGGACGGGCCCGAGGGCGGCCTCGGGAAACGGGTCCGGTCGCTGCGCGAGCGCCTGCCGCGCGACCTGCGCGAGACCGTGGACGGCTCCGACACCGGCGGCAGCCCGTTCGCCCCCGTGTACGAGCTGGACGACGAGTCGGTCCGCGAACTCGCGAACAAGACCGTCCACACGCTCATGCACCTGGGGTGGGCGCCGACCGGGGACGGCGGCCACGAACTGCGGATGGCCGTCCTCGTCAAGCCCAACGGCCGGTTCGGGCGGCTGTACATGGCGTTCATCGCCCCGTTCCGCCACCTGATCGTCTACCCGGCGCTCACCCGCCGGTGGGAACGCGCCTGGCGGGACCGGACGGCCGTCGCCCCGGCCACCGTCGCCGGTGCCGTGGGGCCGCGCGAGGTCCCCGAGTCCGTCCGTGCCCTGAGCGGGCTGCCCGCGATCGACTACGTCGACCACTTCACCCTCGACACGGATGCGGACGCGACGCCCGAGCAGTGGGCTCGGGCGATGTTCGGCGACGTCCCCAGCGCGGCCGAACGGCTGATCTGGCGCGGTCTCCTCGGCCTGCGGCTCGGCCGCGGGGCGTCACCGGACGCCGTGGCCGGATGGCGGATCGCGGGACGGGGCGAGGACTGGATCCTGCTCGAGGCCGCCTCCTGGTTCCTGACCGGCAACCTCCTCGTGCGGGCGGCGGACGGGCGCGTGTCGCTGGGCACCTTCCTGCACTATGACCGGAGCCTCGGCCGGGCCGTCTGGCCCCCGCTGTCCGCCGTCCACCGGCGCCTGGCGCCCGGCCTGCTCCGGGACGCGGCGGCGAAGATCCGGACACGCGTGGGCTACGGACGCTGA
- a CDS encoding TetR/AcrR family transcriptional regulator: protein MGAARTPRERWVEEGLRALADGGPDAVRVEVLAKRLGVTKGGFYGYFADRGALLEAMLDTWERESTDEVIDRVEREGGDPRTKAQRAGMLTFSGERLLPIDLAVRDWARRDAAVAERLRRVDNRRMALLREMIGTFCADPDEVEARGLIAFCVAIGHHSLAADHQGRPRADVLARAADLILDR from the coding sequence GTGGGCGCTGCTCGCACACCGCGCGAGAGATGGGTGGAGGAAGGCCTGCGGGCGCTGGCCGACGGCGGCCCGGACGCCGTCCGGGTCGAGGTGCTGGCCAAACGGCTCGGCGTCACCAAGGGCGGCTTCTACGGGTACTTCGCCGATCGCGGCGCCCTGCTGGAGGCGATGCTGGACACCTGGGAGCGCGAGAGCACCGATGAGGTGATCGACCGGGTCGAGCGCGAGGGCGGCGACCCGAGGACCAAGGCGCAGCGCGCGGGCATGCTCACCTTCTCCGGTGAACGGCTCCTCCCCATCGACCTCGCGGTCCGCGACTGGGCCCGGCGCGACGCGGCGGTCGCCGAGCGCCTGCGGCGGGTCGACAACCGGCGCATGGCCCTGCTGCGGGAGATGATCGGCACGTTCTGCGCCGATCCCGACGAGGTCGAGGCGCGCGGCCTGATCGCCTTCTGCGTGGCGATCGGGCACCACTCCCTCGCCGCCGACCACCAGGGCCGCCCCCGGGCCGACGTCCTCGCCCGCGCCGCCGACCTGATCCTCGACCGGTAG
- a CDS encoding TetR/AcrR family transcriptional regulator — protein sequence MPERQRADARRNYARILAVAEAEVAAHGGGASLEQIARTAGVGSATVRRHFPSRRALLEAVSRERIDALCVRARDLTGRGDSRDALLEWLDDVVTYCVSARGLAAALTYDGAEPESLYENSCSAALEEAGAPLLHRAAQDGAMAPDVTVTDLITLIVGIVLATENHPDPAARADRLFRLAVAGLSPQAPRSP from the coding sequence ATGCCCGAGCGCCAGCGCGCCGACGCCCGGCGCAACTACGCCCGAATCCTCGCGGTGGCCGAAGCGGAGGTCGCCGCCCACGGCGGCGGCGCTTCCCTGGAGCAGATCGCCCGAACCGCGGGCGTCGGCTCGGCGACCGTCCGCCGCCACTTCCCGTCCCGCCGCGCGCTGCTGGAGGCGGTCTCCCGAGAGCGGATCGACGCCCTGTGCGTCCGCGCCCGCGACCTGACCGGCCGGGGCGACAGCCGTGACGCGCTGCTGGAATGGCTGGACGACGTCGTCACCTACTGCGTCTCCGCCCGCGGCCTCGCGGCCGCACTGACCTACGACGGCGCGGAGCCGGAGTCGCTCTACGAGAACAGTTGCTCGGCGGCGCTGGAAGAGGCGGGCGCCCCACTGCTGCACCGCGCCGCACAGGACGGCGCGATGGCGCCGGACGTCACCGTCACGGACCTGATCACGCTGATCGTCGGCATCGTCCTGGCCACGGAGAACCACCCCGACCCCGCCGCCCGAGCCGACCGCCTGTTCCGCTTGGCCGTGGCGGGCCTCAGCCCGCAGGCTCCTCGATCACCGTGA
- a CDS encoding ATP-binding protein codes for MKTARDWVGETLESWGRDAYIAKVVVSELVTNVVRHTSSETATVRVLLTDRGTVVEVLDACGVLPEARDVDVLSEDGRGLAMLGALVKDWGAQPVAGGGKAVWALLPEGDA; via the coding sequence GTGAAAACCGCTCGCGACTGGGTGGGGGAGACCCTCGAGTCATGGGGGCGGGACGCGTACATCGCGAAGGTCGTGGTGTCGGAGCTCGTCACGAACGTCGTGCGGCACACGTCCAGTGAGACGGCGACCGTTCGGGTTCTGCTCACCGACCGTGGAACCGTCGTGGAAGTGCTCGACGCGTGCGGCGTTCTGCCGGAGGCGCGGGACGTCGACGTCCTCAGCGAGGACGGGCGGGGACTGGCGATGCTCGGGGCGCTCGTCAAGGACTGGGGCGCTCAGCCGGTCGCGGGCGGCGGCAAGGCGGTGTGGGCGCTGCTGCCCGAGGGAGACGCGTGA